One genomic region from Streptomyces sp. NBC_00457 encodes:
- a CDS encoding beta-ketoacyl-[acyl-carrier-protein] synthase family protein translates to MSIVITGTGAVTPAGDGVEPLWNSARAGTSHLATIDRFDAGDYACPVAGQADFDADAELPSRFVKRTDRFTHLAVHTVRRALADAGVAVGTDVSPERTGVMVGNILGGWEFAERELRKLWIDGPRAVSPYQATAWFPAAPQGNICIDQGIKGPARTFVADRASGAYALIGAAETLLRGRADVVLAGGVEAPLSPYGWLCLETSGLVAKARGSLAPHELYRPFDAGHGGSVFAEGSVFLVMERREHAERRGARILGELAGWGVSTDGYMPYYTVEPTGQVLGRAMRTAAERAGISGGDLGAVFAHGSGIPFEDVTEGYGLQEAFGQSAAHVPVTAPKSGFGHLLGAAAPADVALALRAMAAGSVPPTVNLDRQAPGIELDIVRGEARPAPRWEHTLVVSRGLGGVNACLLLRR, encoded by the coding sequence ATGAGCATCGTCATCACCGGCACCGGTGCCGTCACCCCGGCGGGCGACGGCGTCGAACCCCTGTGGAACAGCGCCCGCGCGGGCACCTCGCACCTCGCCACCATCGACCGCTTCGACGCCGGGGACTACGCCTGCCCCGTCGCCGGCCAGGCCGACTTCGACGCCGACGCCGAGCTGCCCTCCCGCTTCGTCAAGCGCACCGACCGTTTCACCCACCTCGCCGTGCACACCGTCCGCCGGGCTCTCGCGGACGCCGGGGTCGCCGTCGGCACCGACGTGAGCCCGGAGCGCACCGGCGTCATGGTCGGCAACATCCTCGGCGGCTGGGAGTTCGCCGAGCGCGAGCTGCGCAAGCTGTGGATCGACGGCCCGCGCGCGGTCAGCCCGTACCAGGCGACCGCCTGGTTCCCGGCGGCGCCGCAGGGCAACATCTGCATCGACCAGGGCATCAAGGGCCCGGCCCGCACCTTCGTCGCCGACCGGGCCAGCGGCGCATACGCGCTGATCGGAGCTGCCGAGACCCTGCTGCGAGGCCGGGCCGACGTCGTCCTCGCGGGCGGTGTCGAGGCCCCGCTGTCGCCGTACGGCTGGCTGTGCCTGGAAACCAGCGGGCTGGTCGCCAAGGCCCGCGGCTCCCTCGCCCCGCACGAGCTGTACCGGCCCTTCGACGCCGGGCACGGCGGCAGTGTCTTCGCCGAGGGCTCGGTGTTCCTGGTGATGGAGCGCCGCGAGCACGCCGAGCGGCGCGGGGCACGCATCCTCGGCGAACTCGCCGGCTGGGGCGTCAGCACCGACGGCTACATGCCGTACTACACGGTCGAACCGACCGGCCAGGTGCTGGGCCGGGCCATGCGCACCGCCGCCGAGCGCGCCGGGATCTCCGGTGGTGACCTGGGCGCCGTCTTCGCACACGGCTCCGGCATCCCCTTCGAGGACGTCACCGAGGGCTACGGCCTGCAGGAGGCGTTCGGGCAGAGCGCCGCACACGTGCCCGTCACCGCGCCCAAGTCGGGCTTCGGGCATCTGCTCGGCGCGGCCGCCCCCGCCGACGTGGCGCTCGCCCTGCGGGCCATGGCGGCGGGCTCGGTGCCGCCCACAGTGAACCTCGACCGGCAGGCGCCGGGCATCGAGCTGGACATCGTGCGGGGCGAGGCGCGGCCGGCCCCTCGGTGGGAGCACACGCTGGTCGTGTCCCGAGGCCTGGGAGGTGTGAACGCATGTCTCCTACTGAGGCGTTGA
- a CDS encoding FAD-dependent oxidoreductase, whose translation MKTETTQCVVVGGGPAGMMAGLLLARQGVQVTVVEKHGDFLRDFRGDTVHPSTLQVIDELGLLDEFLQIPHTKVTDITVSTAAGPTTFADFSRIRSRYPYIAFMPQWDVLDFLARKAGELPGFRLLQKTEGTTVIREGDRVLGVRADTPEGPLEIRADLVIAADGRHSAMRKAVGLRVAASAAPMDVLWFRLGREPEETMTFLHTGKGFVLITIDRGSYWQVAYVIPQGQYDAVRAEGLGRLRADVSSVHPPFAERAEREIRDWDDVKLLGVRVDRLRSWYRPGLLCIGDAAHAMSPAGGVGINLAVQDAVAAARMLGPVLRTGRTPTLKELRRVQRRRELPVRAVQLAQVHMLADLYPKDRRSVVERPFAARLVRRFPFLNRWTAQFIGVGLRPEHVS comes from the coding sequence ATGAAGACCGAGACCACCCAGTGCGTCGTCGTGGGCGGCGGCCCTGCCGGGATGATGGCAGGACTGCTGCTCGCCCGGCAGGGTGTGCAGGTCACCGTCGTCGAGAAGCACGGCGACTTCCTGCGGGACTTCCGCGGCGACACCGTGCACCCCTCGACCCTCCAGGTCATCGACGAACTGGGGCTGCTGGACGAGTTTCTGCAGATCCCGCACACCAAGGTCACCGACATCACGGTGAGCACAGCCGCGGGGCCGACCACGTTCGCCGACTTCTCCCGGATCCGCAGCCGCTACCCGTACATCGCGTTCATGCCGCAGTGGGACGTCCTGGACTTCCTGGCCCGCAAGGCCGGGGAGCTGCCCGGCTTCCGGCTGCTGCAGAAGACCGAGGGCACCACCGTGATCCGCGAGGGCGACCGGGTGCTCGGGGTGCGCGCGGACACCCCGGAGGGGCCGCTGGAGATCAGGGCCGACCTGGTGATCGCCGCGGACGGCCGCCACTCGGCCATGCGCAAGGCCGTCGGACTGCGCGTGGCGGCGAGCGCCGCGCCCATGGACGTGCTGTGGTTCCGGCTCGGCCGCGAACCCGAAGAGACCATGACCTTCCTGCACACCGGGAAGGGCTTCGTGCTGATCACCATCGACCGGGGCTCCTACTGGCAGGTCGCGTACGTCATCCCGCAGGGCCAGTACGACGCCGTACGGGCGGAGGGCCTCGGCCGGCTGAGGGCCGACGTGTCCTCCGTGCACCCGCCGTTCGCCGAGCGGGCCGAACGGGAGATCCGCGACTGGGACGATGTGAAACTGCTCGGCGTCCGGGTCGACCGGCTGCGCAGCTGGTACCGGCCCGGCCTGCTGTGCATCGGGGACGCGGCGCACGCCATGTCTCCGGCCGGCGGGGTCGGCATCAACCTCGCCGTGCAGGACGCGGTGGCCGCCGCGCGGATGCTCGGGCCGGTGCTGCGCACGGGACGTACGCCGACCCTTAAGGAACTGCGCCGGGTCCAGCGGCGGCGTGAGCTGCCGGTACGAGCCGTGCAGTTGGCGCAGGTGCACATGCTTGCCGACCTTTATCCGAAGGACCGGCGGTCGGTGGTGGAGCGGCCGTTCGCGGCCCGGCTGGTGCGGCGCTTCCCGTTCCTGAACCGGTGGACAGCGCAGTTCATCGGCGTGGGGCTGCGGCCGGAACACGTGTCCTGA
- a CDS encoding cyclase family protein yields MFVDLSIPVSRRAPGVEFEQWLHRDGIRHLSRRIRALPGDSRRDRFVNHLRWLTGSRRLREQDLPDGCFMSNEFYRMSVHQGTHVDAPFHYGPQCEGRPAKKVMDLPLEWFHGPGVVLDVRGCGGRVTAADVKEALRTAGPEVGPGWVVLFRSDSDLRLGTPAYHTESTAITPEAVDLLLDLGVKVLGTDCWSFDGPARRMVEDFFATGDSGALWPTHLHGRRREFIQIEGLARLRALPDGPFTFMAFPVALADAGAAWCRAVARTGFPEPGPAPQ; encoded by the coding sequence GTGTTCGTCGATCTGAGCATCCCCGTCAGCCGCCGGGCCCCCGGCGTCGAGTTCGAACAGTGGCTCCACCGGGACGGCATCCGCCATCTCTCCCGCCGGATCCGGGCGTTGCCCGGTGACAGCCGCCGGGACCGGTTCGTCAACCACCTGCGCTGGCTCACCGGCAGCCGACGGCTGCGCGAACAGGACCTGCCCGACGGCTGCTTCATGTCCAACGAGTTCTACCGGATGTCCGTCCACCAGGGCACCCACGTCGACGCTCCCTTCCACTACGGCCCGCAGTGCGAGGGACGCCCCGCGAAGAAGGTCATGGACCTGCCCCTGGAGTGGTTCCACGGCCCGGGTGTCGTCCTCGACGTGCGCGGCTGCGGGGGCCGGGTGACGGCCGCCGACGTCAAGGAGGCGCTGCGCACGGCCGGTCCGGAGGTCGGTCCCGGCTGGGTGGTGCTGTTCCGCAGCGACTCCGACCTGAGGCTCGGTACACCGGCGTACCACACCGAATCCACGGCGATCACCCCCGAGGCCGTCGACCTCCTCCTGGACCTCGGCGTCAAGGTGCTCGGCACGGACTGCTGGAGCTTCGACGGGCCGGCCCGCCGGATGGTCGAGGACTTCTTCGCCACGGGCGACTCCGGCGCCCTGTGGCCCACCCATCTGCACGGCAGGCGGCGGGAGTTCATCCAGATCGAGGGGCTCGCCCGGCTACGGGCGCTGCCGGACGGCCCGTTCACGTTCATGGCGTTCCCCGTCGCTCTCGCCGACGCGGGGGCGGCATGGTGCCGGGCGGTGGCGCGCACCGGGTTCCCGGAGCCCGGTCCCGCCCCACAGTGA
- a CDS encoding acyl carrier protein encodes MDVQEQVFAVLRGVGFDGDELEAGKRLAEDLDIDSTELVEIVVALEQHFDIAIDADAEGGFTTAGDLVGCVGRLLSAGTAARR; translated from the coding sequence ATGGACGTACAAGAGCAGGTGTTCGCCGTGCTGCGCGGCGTCGGCTTCGACGGGGACGAACTGGAGGCCGGCAAGCGGCTGGCCGAGGACCTCGACATCGACTCGACCGAGCTGGTGGAGATCGTCGTCGCCCTGGAGCAGCACTTCGACATCGCCATCGACGCGGACGCCGAGGGCGGCTTCACCACCGCCGGCGACCTGGTGGGCTGCGTCGGACGGCTGCTGTCCGCCGGCACCGCCGCGCGGAGGTGA
- a CDS encoding beta-ketoacyl-[acyl-carrier-protein] synthase family protein: MREVVVTGLGVISPAGIGKEAFWDTVSAGKSVTKSLSDITSSPLFKSFDFASDAIAEVPGFEEQIPSLPPEVQRLDRYVQFAVAAALQAIRDAGLQDGGYDAERTGISLSTAICGTPKMEEEFLAVTDEGRKPIDPAKAGRDLYLASMSNTPGAVLSALLGAQGPCVTLSTGCIGGIDAVGHAFETIAHGDADVMIAGASEAPITPVTVASFEIINCLSRAHRDHPEAASRPYDADRDGFVLGEGCGVVVLEEKEHALRRGATAYLEISGFSHTSNAIHMTDLLSDGEDLTRAMRQAIDVSGVAPGAIDHVSSHGSSTRQNDTCETSALKLALGERAREIPVNSAKSMLGHALAAASAMEIVLCALAGRHSFVHPTANYETPDPTCDLDYVPGTGRPWDGEVILKDASGFAGLHAAMVARTVRDGGRS; encoded by the coding sequence ATGCGAGAAGTGGTCGTCACCGGGCTCGGCGTGATCAGCCCGGCGGGAATCGGGAAAGAAGCCTTCTGGGACACGGTCTCGGCGGGAAAAAGCGTCACGAAATCCCTTTCCGACATTACGAGCTCTCCCCTTTTCAAGTCCTTCGACTTCGCCTCCGACGCGATAGCCGAGGTCCCCGGATTCGAGGAGCAGATACCCTCGCTGCCGCCCGAAGTGCAACGCCTCGACCGGTATGTGCAGTTCGCGGTCGCGGCGGCCCTGCAGGCGATACGGGACGCGGGACTCCAGGACGGCGGCTACGACGCGGAACGGACCGGCATCTCGCTGTCCACGGCGATCTGCGGCACGCCCAAGATGGAGGAGGAGTTCCTCGCCGTCACCGACGAGGGCCGGAAGCCCATCGACCCGGCCAAGGCGGGCCGGGACCTGTATCTCGCGTCCATGTCGAACACGCCCGGGGCCGTCCTGTCGGCCCTGCTCGGCGCCCAGGGCCCCTGCGTGACCCTGTCCACGGGCTGCATCGGCGGCATCGACGCGGTCGGCCACGCCTTCGAGACGATCGCCCACGGTGACGCCGACGTCATGATCGCCGGCGCCAGCGAGGCCCCCATCACCCCGGTGACCGTGGCCTCCTTCGAGATCATCAACTGCCTCTCCCGCGCCCATCGGGACCACCCCGAGGCCGCCTCCCGCCCCTACGACGCGGACCGCGACGGCTTCGTCCTCGGCGAGGGCTGCGGTGTCGTCGTCCTGGAGGAGAAGGAGCACGCCCTGCGCCGCGGCGCCACCGCCTACCTCGAGATCAGCGGCTTCTCGCACACGTCCAACGCCATCCACATGACCGACCTGCTGTCCGACGGCGAGGACCTGACCCGGGCCATGCGCCAGGCCATCGACGTGTCCGGGGTGGCGCCCGGCGCGATCGACCACGTCAGCTCGCACGGCAGCTCCACCCGGCAGAACGACACCTGCGAGACCAGCGCGCTCAAGCTGGCACTGGGCGAGCGCGCACGGGAGATCCCGGTGAACTCGGCGAAGTCCATGCTCGGTCACGCCCTGGCCGCCGCCAGCGCCATGGAGATCGTGCTGTGCGCCCTGGCCGGCCGGCACTCCTTCGTGCACCCCACGGCCAACTACGAGACGCCCGATCCCACGTGCGACCTCGACTATGTGCCGGGCACGGGCCGTCCCTGGGACGGTGAGGTCATCCTCAAGGACGCCAGCGGCTTCGCGGGCCTGCACGCGGCGATGGTCGCGCGGACCGTGCGGGACGGGGGCCGGTCATGA
- a CDS encoding TetR/AcrR family transcriptional regulator, producing the protein MVEEDIARSAPGRPRSAEVSRGINLAALALLRERGPQGVTVEAVAQYSGSAKTTIYRRYKNRYELLRSSLAFVEDIPEPSPGLPVRERLVYLLTQFRHGLEEVVGLRALVALLHGDEDPEFTQVFRETILGPRLEVIFQTLRSGVESGELRADADYETVVSMLAGSFIARFAVRGAPPPADWADVVVDTIWPAIRAT; encoded by the coding sequence ATGGTTGAAGAAGATATCGCCCGGTCCGCTCCGGGCCGCCCGCGCAGTGCGGAAGTGTCCAGAGGAATCAATCTGGCCGCTCTCGCCCTGCTGCGGGAACGCGGCCCGCAGGGCGTCACGGTCGAGGCGGTGGCCCAGTATTCGGGTTCCGCGAAGACGACGATCTACCGCCGGTACAAGAACCGCTATGAACTTCTGCGGTCCTCGCTCGCTTTCGTCGAGGACATTCCCGAGCCGTCCCCCGGTCTTCCGGTGCGGGAACGGCTTGTCTATTTGCTCACGCAATTCCGGCATGGTCTGGAAGAGGTGGTCGGCCTCCGGGCCCTCGTCGCCCTGCTGCACGGCGACGAGGACCCGGAGTTCACCCAGGTGTTCCGGGAGACCATTCTGGGGCCGCGGCTGGAGGTCATCTTCCAGACCCTCCGGTCCGGAGTGGAGAGCGGCGAACTGAGGGCGGACGCCGACTATGAGACGGTCGTCAGCATGCTGGCCGGTTCCTTCATCGCCCGGTTCGCGGTCCGGGGCGCGCCGCCACCCGCCGACTGGGCGGACGTGGTGGTCGACACGATCTGGCCGGCCATCCGGGCCACCTGA
- a CDS encoding carbohydrate kinase family protein, which translates to MDHLMSFPGRFAEQLVADRLHSVSLSFLSDRLEIRRGGVAANIAYGLGRLGMSPVLVGAAGADFCDYQVWLKQHGVDTDSVLVVPGEHTARFVCTTDADHNQIATFHAGAMRAAYTIALRDVLARVGGLGLVVVSPNDPAAMLRHTEECRSAGLPFVADPSQQLARMDRADVRFLLGQARWLFTNEYEAALLQECTGWGAASVLERVGTWVTTLGASGVRLERAGHRPVVVPAVPDVPVADPTGAGDALRAGMLAALALGVPAEAAARLGCALASFALESIGTQTYAPRARAVAGRVREVYGDRALAELAPVPGLTPRTQKAGLS; encoded by the coding sequence ATGGACCACCTCATGTCCTTCCCGGGCCGTTTCGCCGAGCAGCTCGTCGCAGACCGGCTGCACAGCGTCTCCCTGTCGTTCCTCTCCGACCGGCTGGAGATACGGCGCGGCGGCGTCGCCGCCAACATCGCCTACGGCCTCGGGCGGCTCGGGATGTCCCCGGTGCTGGTCGGCGCGGCCGGGGCCGACTTCTGCGACTACCAGGTCTGGCTCAAGCAGCACGGCGTCGACACCGACTCCGTGCTGGTCGTGCCGGGCGAGCACACGGCACGGTTCGTGTGCACGACCGACGCGGACCACAACCAGATCGCCACGTTCCACGCGGGCGCGATGCGGGCGGCGTACACCATCGCCCTGCGGGACGTCCTGGCGCGGGTCGGGGGACTCGGCCTGGTGGTCGTGTCGCCCAACGACCCCGCGGCGATGCTCCGGCACACCGAGGAGTGCCGTAGCGCCGGACTGCCGTTCGTCGCCGACCCCTCCCAGCAGCTCGCCCGCATGGACCGGGCGGACGTCCGGTTCCTGCTCGGTCAGGCCCGCTGGCTGTTCACCAACGAGTACGAGGCCGCGCTGCTCCAGGAGTGCACCGGCTGGGGCGCCGCGAGCGTCCTGGAGCGGGTCGGCACCTGGGTGACCACCCTCGGCGCGAGCGGCGTACGCCTCGAACGTGCCGGCCACCGACCGGTCGTCGTGCCCGCGGTCCCCGATGTCCCGGTGGCCGATCCGACGGGCGCGGGAGACGCGCTGCGGGCGGGCATGCTCGCCGCCCTCGCCCTCGGCGTACCGGCCGAGGCGGCGGCCCGGCTGGGATGCGCCCTCGCGTCCTTCGCCCTGGAGTCGATCGGCACCCAGACCTACGCGCCGAGGGCACGGGCGGTGGCGGGACGGGTGCGCGAGGTCTATGGCGACCGTGCACTGGCGGAACTGGCACCGGTGCCAGGGCTCACGCCCAGGACGCAGAAGGCAGGCCTCTCGTGA
- the acpS gene encoding holo-ACP synthase, protein MSPTEALIAEALLNTPATVRGIGIDVVDVQRLRAMLERRGRPLYDRLFTPAELALCEGGSPHHRARRLAGRIAAKEAVRKTLGAHGQGCGWLDVEIGRAESGQPLPRVSGRAEEAFRQASFTGLHLSITHEAGLALAIALAV, encoded by the coding sequence ATGTCTCCTACTGAGGCGTTGATCGCGGAAGCCCTGCTGAACACCCCCGCGACGGTACGCGGGATCGGCATCGACGTCGTGGACGTCCAGCGCCTGCGGGCCATGCTCGAACGCCGTGGACGGCCGCTGTACGACCGGCTGTTCACGCCCGCCGAACTGGCCCTGTGCGAGGGCGGCTCGCCGCACCACCGCGCCCGCCGACTGGCCGGCCGGATCGCCGCCAAGGAGGCCGTCCGCAAGACCCTCGGCGCGCACGGGCAGGGGTGCGGCTGGCTGGACGTCGAGATCGGCCGGGCGGAGTCCGGGCAGCCGCTGCCGCGGGTGTCCGGGCGGGCCGAGGAAGCCTTTCGGCAGGCCTCGTTCACCGGACTGCACCTGAGCATCACGCACGAGGCGGGGCTCGCCCTGGCGATCGCCCTCGCCGTCTAG
- a CDS encoding acyltransferase domain-containing protein: MTYDPRATHLLTLSADTSDALTAGARETAARLARLGDAALAQWCAEAAAGPHAGHRMGVVGRTAGEMADRIGAHLAGEPVREVSVGHADPVRRPPVALLFSGQGAQYAGMGRGLHRTEPVFRAAFDRCAEAARPYLGIPLQDLLDPGAGPAVVYRLAHAALGTFCVNFALGELWRSWGIEAAAVLGFSSGEYAAACWAGVLTPEDAVLLLGTQVTLAERVTDGAMAVVGLEEKAALDLLAETGPSVGLAAVISPGEVSLSGRATELARIVERLTAAGVRTSSLPVSSGLHSPLQEPASAELRAVAERIPTHPPRIPFVSTVTGARITGPLAPEHWSRHLSGPVRFLDAVRVLDGLGIRAHVEAGPGRALVGLGARCLPGEGRLWLASLGRSTDGTGPMLMALGRLYTAGVPVGWSRVYPGSRSVV; the protein is encoded by the coding sequence ATGACGTACGACCCCCGCGCCACGCACCTCCTCACCCTCTCCGCCGACACCTCGGACGCCCTGACCGCCGGCGCTCGCGAAACCGCCGCCCGGCTCGCCCGGCTCGGCGACGCCGCTTTGGCCCAGTGGTGCGCCGAGGCCGCCGCAGGCCCGCATGCCGGCCATCGGATGGGCGTGGTGGGCCGCACGGCGGGTGAGATGGCCGACCGGATCGGCGCTCACCTGGCGGGCGAGCCGGTCCGGGAGGTGTCCGTCGGGCACGCGGACCCGGTCCGTCGGCCGCCGGTCGCCTTGCTGTTCAGCGGCCAGGGGGCGCAGTACGCGGGCATGGGCCGGGGCCTCCACCGCACCGAACCCGTCTTCCGGGCGGCCTTCGACCGGTGCGCGGAGGCGGCCCGGCCCTACCTCGGCATTCCTCTCCAGGACCTGCTCGACCCCGGCGCCGGGCCGGCCGTGGTGTACCGGCTCGCTCACGCGGCCCTCGGCACGTTCTGCGTCAACTTCGCGCTGGGCGAGCTGTGGCGCAGCTGGGGGATAGAGGCCGCGGCCGTGCTCGGCTTCAGCTCGGGTGAATATGCGGCCGCCTGCTGGGCGGGGGTCCTCACCCCGGAGGACGCGGTGCTGCTGCTGGGCACGCAGGTCACCCTTGCCGAGCGGGTCACGGACGGTGCGATGGCGGTGGTCGGCCTGGAGGAGAAGGCCGCGCTGGACCTCCTCGCGGAGACCGGGCCGTCGGTGGGGCTCGCGGCGGTCATCTCACCGGGCGAGGTGTCCCTTTCGGGCCGGGCCACGGAACTGGCCCGGATCGTGGAGCGCCTCACGGCCGCCGGCGTCCGGACCAGCAGCCTGCCGGTGTCTTCGGGTCTGCACTCACCGCTCCAGGAACCGGCGTCGGCCGAACTGCGGGCCGTGGCGGAGAGGATCCCCACGCATCCGCCCCGCATCCCCTTCGTGTCCACGGTCACCGGCGCCAGGATCACCGGCCCACTCGCCCCCGAGCACTGGTCCCGGCATCTGAGCGGCCCGGTGCGATTCCTGGACGCCGTCCGTGTCCTCGACGGACTCGGCATCCGTGCCCATGTGGAGGCCGGACCCGGCCGGGCGCTGGTCGGGCTCGGGGCACGCTGCCTGCCGGGGGAGGGGCGGCTGTGGCTGGCCTCGCTCGGCAGGAGCACCGACGGCACCGGACCGATGCTCATGGCGCTGGGGCGGCTGTACACGGCGGGTGTGCCGGTGGGCTGGAGCCGTGTCTACCCCGGGTCCCGTTCCGTCGTATAG
- a CDS encoding methyltransferase family protein: MNSGEAAVSRGRRVRPGPLLIPLTVAGIVPSVLGMWLSGPRLPLARWLLLPAGAVLVLLGAWMTVDAVDRVYLRQPTPLGDRPPEHLVWSGWYAVIRNPMAAGMTLVLAGESLLWSAPGIALWAAFVLAVSWTTARRIEEPGLSETFGAEYAAYRRAVPAWIPGTAAGTGRRAVRRQPEPTEE; this comes from the coding sequence GTGAATTCCGGCGAGGCCGCCGTGAGCCGTGGTCGTCGGGTCCGGCCCGGCCCGTTGCTGATTCCCCTGACCGTCGCCGGGATCGTGCCCAGCGTGCTGGGGATGTGGCTGTCCGGGCCGCGACTGCCGCTCGCCCGCTGGCTGTTGCTGCCCGCCGGGGCCGTTCTCGTCCTCCTCGGTGCCTGGATGACCGTGGACGCCGTGGACCGAGTCTACCTGCGCCAGCCCACCCCGCTCGGCGACCGGCCGCCCGAGCATCTCGTGTGGTCCGGCTGGTACGCGGTGATCCGCAACCCCATGGCCGCCGGGATGACCCTCGTCCTGGCCGGCGAGAGCCTGCTGTGGTCCGCGCCGGGCATCGCCCTGTGGGCCGCGTTCGTGCTGGCCGTGTCCTGGACGACCGCCCGCCGGATCGAGGAGCCGGGGCTGTCGGAGACCTTCGGTGCCGAGTACGCCGCCTACCGGCGTGCCGTGCCCGCGTGGATCCCCGGCACCGCGGCGGGCACCGGGCGCAGGGCCGTGCGCAGGCAGCCGGAACCGACCGAGGAGTAG
- a CDS encoding SRPBCC family protein, producing MPRIENSIVIGADPRLVFDVTNDIARWSEIFDEYSDAKVLSEEREGRWTEIVFELTNEEGASWRSWRILDHRELVAVAERRDPLYPFGYMHLRWSYQAVPEGTRMTWVQDFELDEKFDVPLATVLERMNTHTRQNQAGIKKKIESGAVGP from the coding sequence ATGCCGCGGATCGAGAACAGCATCGTGATCGGAGCCGACCCCCGGCTCGTCTTCGACGTCACCAACGACATCGCCCGCTGGTCGGAGATCTTCGACGAGTACAGCGACGCCAAGGTCCTCTCCGAGGAACGCGAGGGCCGCTGGACGGAGATCGTGTTCGAGCTGACCAACGAGGAGGGGGCGAGCTGGCGCTCCTGGCGGATCCTGGACCACCGGGAGCTCGTCGCGGTCGCCGAACGCCGCGACCCGCTCTACCCGTTCGGCTACATGCACCTGCGGTGGAGCTACCAGGCGGTCCCGGAGGGGACGCGGATGACCTGGGTCCAGGACTTCGAGCTCGACGAGAAGTTCGACGTCCCGCTCGCGACCGTCCTGGAGCGGATGAACACCCACACGCGGCAGAACCAGGCCGGGATCAAGAAGAAGATCGAGTCGGGGGCCGTGGGGCCGTGA